The following are encoded in a window of Sphaeramia orbicularis chromosome 20, fSphaOr1.1, whole genome shotgun sequence genomic DNA:
- the LOC115410961 gene encoding LOW QUALITY PROTEIN: myelin-associated glycoprotein-like (The sequence of the model RefSeq protein was modified relative to this genomic sequence to represent the inferred CDS: substituted 2 bases at 2 genomic stop codons), which translates to MFCFISFQMLEMTSMASLCVKMFLSVFFLSGALADCRAALFITAPTEMEALSGSCLHIPCSFSDVDKEGQVFDSTKPIYAVWIKNEYDFGNLMNNAIFNSSLXLIIINYNXTNNKYPMKVTGDLAQKNCTTVFSRLITDYTNKYFFRIVNWPFRSTAVCDQIQINVIDFPPSPSIEVSHQQLKEKESVTITCSALTPCPHSPPKLTWNLQQDAANIMEENTDRTFTTKIQQNITVSDQHDGFNISCSAAYPVDEGRIKTAETNITLCVSYAPKNTSASISPSGSLWAGMWVNLTCSSRAKPPVSNFTWFKTSTHGPIRVSEGDVYSFSLTNDTEGDYYCEATNDLGKQTSPVIHMNIEDSPPSPSIKVSHQQLKEKESVTITCSALTPCPHSPPKLTWNLQPDAANNMEENPDRTLTTKIQQIITVSDQHDGYNISCSAAYPVDKGGIKTAETNITLSVSYAPKDTSASISPSGSLCSGMWVKLTCSSRAKPPVSNFTWFKTSTHGAINVSEGEVYSFSLTNDTEGDYYCEATNDHRKQNSSVIHVNIEDDMCTFVKWGSALGVVFVFILICLFVCLWFSHPNPHHHSQEDPAQNISHWVHCSQIQTEAATRTEDSVHYEDVSFHQRTPELPCVTVQVNAQQQDTVYAQVKASKSINRMTKMIVCSEDLYTQVHPSNHLPSLIQVQVLGAAA; encoded by the exons atgttttgtttcatttcattccaGATGTTAGAAATGACTTCCATGGCGTCACTGTGTGTGAAAATGTTTCTCAGTGTCTTCTTTCTATCAG GTGCTTTGGCTGATTGTAGAGCAGCTCTTTTCATCACTGCACCGACAGAGATGGAGGCACTGAGTGGATCCTGTTTACACATCCCGTGTAGCTTTAGTGATGTGGATAAAGAAGGACAAGTATTTGACAGCACAAAACCCATCTATGCAGTGTGGATTAAAAACGAATACGATTTTGGGAACTTAATGAATAATGCGATTTTTAACAGCAGTCTATAATTAATTATAATTAATTATAATTAGACTAATAATAAATATCCAATGAAAGTTACTGGAGACCTGGCTCAGAaaaactgcaccactgtgtttTCCAGGTTAATCACAGATTATACAAACAAGTATTTCTTCAGAATTGTGAACTGGCCATTCAGAAGCACTGCTGTTTGTGACCAAATTCAAATCAATGTTATAG ATTTTCCTCCCAGTCCCAGTATTGAAGTCTCCCATCAGCAGCTGAAGGAGAAGGAGTCTGTCACTATAACCTGCTCAGCTCTCACTCCCTGTCCACACTCCCCTCCTAAACTCACCTGGAATCTACAACAAGACGCTGCAAACATCATGGAAGAAAACACAGATCGAACATTTACAACTAAAATCCAACAGAACATCACTGTGTCAGACCAACATGATGGATTCAACATCAGCTGTTCTGCAGCATATCCTGTGGACGAAGGAAGAATCAAAACAGCAGAAACAAACATCACCCTCTGTGTTTCAT ATGCTCCTAAAAACACTTCAGCGTCCATCAGTCCTTCAGGTTCGCTGTGGGCAGGTATGTGGGTGAACCTGACCTGCTCCAGCAGAGCCAAACCTCCTGTCAGCAACTTCACCTGGTTCAAGACCAGCACACATGGACCCATCAGAGTGTCTGAAGGAGACGTTTACAGCTTCAGTTTGACCAATGACACTGAAGGAGATTATTATTGTGAAGCAACAAATGATCTCGGGAAACAAACATCGCCAGTGATTCATATGAATATTGAAG ATTCTCCTCCCAGTCCCAGTATTAAAGTCTCCCATCAGCAGCTGAAGGAGAAGGAGTCTGTCACTATAACCTGCTCAGCTCTCACTCCCTGTCCACACTCCCCTCCTAAACTCACCTGGAATCTACAACCAGACGCTGCAAACAACATGGAAGAAAACCCAGACCGAACACTTACAACTAAAATCCAACAGATCATCACTGTGTCAGACCAACATGATGGATACAACATCAGCTGTTCTGCAGCATATCCTGTGGACAAAGGAGGAATCAAAACAGCAGAAACAAACATCACCCTCAGTGTTTCAT ATGCTCCTAAAGACACCTCAGCGTCCATCAGTCCCTCAGGTTCACTGTGTTCAGGTATGTGGGTGAAACTGACCTGCTCCAGCAGAGCCAAACCTCCTGTCAGCAACTTCACCTGGTTCAAGACCAGCACACATGGAGCCATCAATGTGTCTGAAGGAGAAGTTTACAGCTTCAGTTTGACCAATGACACTGAAGGAGATTATTATTGTGAAGCAACAAATGATCACAGGAAACAAAATTCATCAGTGATTCATGTGAATATTGAAG ATGACATGTGTACCTTTGTCAAGTGGGGTTCAGCTCTAGGTGTGGTCTTTGTATTCATACTCATCTGCCTTTTTGTCTGTCTTTG GTTCAGTCATCCAAATCCACACCACCACAGTCAG GAGGATCCAGCTCAAAACATTTCTCACTGGGTTCACTGTTCACAGATCCAAACAGAGGCAGCCACAAGAACTGAAGACAGCGTCCATTATGAAGACGTGAGCTTCCATCAGAGGACTCCTGAACTGCCCTGTGTCACAGTGCAGGTCAACGCACAGCAGCAGGACACAGTGTACGCACAGGTCAAAGCATCCAAGTCGATAAACAGAATGACAAAGATGATTGTATGCTCAGAGGATCTGTACACTcaagtccatccatccaaccatcttCCTTCACTTATCCAGGTCCAAGTCCTGGGGGCAGCAGCCTAA
- the LOC115410958 gene encoding vascular cell adhesion protein 1-like isoform X2: MGTFLLLILLFCSDVLPACIPDLHLTITAPGEIKALSGSCVQIPCKFSSRSPNEDFNNTRPHFGIWLKTNTNNNNAVFNSSGINTNKLNYPMTITGDLSHRDCTTLFYDLTKDYDDRYFFRIQNLPFIATASCDPVKITIEDSPPSPRIEVSPQQLKEKESVTITCSALTPCPHSPPKLTWNLQQDAANNMEVNPDRTLTTKIQQIITVSDQHDGYNISCSAAYPVDEGRIKTAETNITLSVSYAPKNTSASISPSGSLWAGMWVNLTCSSRAKPPVSNFTWFKTSTHGPIRVSEGDVYSFSLTDDTDGDYYCEATNDLGKQNSSLIHTNIEGNADFWLFIYNRVKICEIVLLISTLIVFECWFRSRYSNKPVQVQPTVEPDYVNTVFEGQE; this comes from the exons ATGGGGACGTTCCTGTTACTTATTCTCCTGTTTTGTTCAG ATGTTTTACCTGCCTGTATTCCTGATCTACACCTGACTATCACTGCGCCAGGGGAAATAAAGGCACTGAGTGGATCCTGTGTACAAATCCCATGCAAGTTTAGTAGTAGAAGTCCAAATGAGGACTTCAACAACACAAGACCTCATTTTGGCATCTGGTTGAAAACCAACACAAATAACAACAATGCGGTTTTCAACAGTAGTGGGATAAATACCAATAAATTAAATTATCCAATGACTATTACTGGAGACCTGAGTCACAGAGACTGCACCACTCTGTTTTACGATTTAACCAAAGATTATGACGACAGATATTTCTTCAGAATTCAGAACTTGCCATTCATAGCAACAGCCTCCTGTGACCCTGTTAAAATAACTATTGAAG ATTCTCCTCCCAGTCCCAGGATTGAAGTCTCACCTCAGCAGCTGAAGGAGAAGGAGTCTGTCACTATAACCTGCTCAGCTCTCACTCCCTGTCCACACTCCCCTCCTAAACTCACCTGGAATCTACAACAAGACGCTGCAAACAACATGGAAGTAAACCCAGATCGAACACTTACAACTAAAATCCAACAGATCATCACTGTGTCAGACCAACATGATGGATACAACATCAGCTGTTCTGCAGCATATCCTGTGGACGAAGGAAGAATCAAAACAGCAGAAACAAACATCACCCTCAGTGTTTCAT ATGCTCCTAAAAACACCTCAGCGTCCATCAGTCCCTCAGGTTCGCTGTGGGCAGGTATGTGGGTGAACCTGACCTGCTCCAGCAGAGCCAAACCTCCTGTCAGCAACTTCACCTGGTTCAAGACCAGCACACATGGGCCCATCAGAGTGTCTGAAGGAGACGTTTACAGCTTCAGTTTGACCGATGATACTGACGGAGATTATTATTGTGAAGCAACAAATGATCTCGGGAAACAAAACTCATCACTGATTCATACGAATATTGAAG GAAACGCAGACTTTTGGCTTTTCATCTACAATAGAGTGAAGATCTGTGAAATAGTCCTGCTCATCAGTACTCTGATCGTCTTTGAATG CTGGTTCAGGTCAAGATACTCCAACAAACCAGTGCAGGTACAG CCCACAGTGGAACCAGATTATGTCAACACAGTGTTTGAAGGTCAAGAATAA
- the LOC115410958 gene encoding sialic acid-binding Ig-like lectin 12 isoform X1, translating into MLADLDEFHGRFPSVNMGTFLLLILLFCSDVLPACIPDLHLTITAPGEIKALSGSCVQIPCKFSSRSPNEDFNNTRPHFGIWLKTNTNNNNAVFNSSGINTNKLNYPMTITGDLSHRDCTTLFYDLTKDYDDRYFFRIQNLPFIATASCDPVKITIEDSPPSPRIEVSPQQLKEKESVTITCSALTPCPHSPPKLTWNLQQDAANNMEVNPDRTLTTKIQQIITVSDQHDGYNISCSAAYPVDEGRIKTAETNITLSVSYAPKNTSASISPSGSLWAGMWVNLTCSSRAKPPVSNFTWFKTSTHGPIRVSEGDVYSFSLTDDTDGDYYCEATNDLGKQNSSLIHTNIEGNADFWLFIYNRVKICEIVLLISTLIVFECWFRSRYSNKPVQVQPTVEPDYVNTVFEGQE; encoded by the exons ATGTTGGCAGATCTGGATGAGTTTCATGGCAGGTTCCCCTCTGTGAACATGGGGACGTTCCTGTTACTTATTCTCCTGTTTTGTTCAG ATGTTTTACCTGCCTGTATTCCTGATCTACACCTGACTATCACTGCGCCAGGGGAAATAAAGGCACTGAGTGGATCCTGTGTACAAATCCCATGCAAGTTTAGTAGTAGAAGTCCAAATGAGGACTTCAACAACACAAGACCTCATTTTGGCATCTGGTTGAAAACCAACACAAATAACAACAATGCGGTTTTCAACAGTAGTGGGATAAATACCAATAAATTAAATTATCCAATGACTATTACTGGAGACCTGAGTCACAGAGACTGCACCACTCTGTTTTACGATTTAACCAAAGATTATGACGACAGATATTTCTTCAGAATTCAGAACTTGCCATTCATAGCAACAGCCTCCTGTGACCCTGTTAAAATAACTATTGAAG ATTCTCCTCCCAGTCCCAGGATTGAAGTCTCACCTCAGCAGCTGAAGGAGAAGGAGTCTGTCACTATAACCTGCTCAGCTCTCACTCCCTGTCCACACTCCCCTCCTAAACTCACCTGGAATCTACAACAAGACGCTGCAAACAACATGGAAGTAAACCCAGATCGAACACTTACAACTAAAATCCAACAGATCATCACTGTGTCAGACCAACATGATGGATACAACATCAGCTGTTCTGCAGCATATCCTGTGGACGAAGGAAGAATCAAAACAGCAGAAACAAACATCACCCTCAGTGTTTCAT ATGCTCCTAAAAACACCTCAGCGTCCATCAGTCCCTCAGGTTCGCTGTGGGCAGGTATGTGGGTGAACCTGACCTGCTCCAGCAGAGCCAAACCTCCTGTCAGCAACTTCACCTGGTTCAAGACCAGCACACATGGGCCCATCAGAGTGTCTGAAGGAGACGTTTACAGCTTCAGTTTGACCGATGATACTGACGGAGATTATTATTGTGAAGCAACAAATGATCTCGGGAAACAAAACTCATCACTGATTCATACGAATATTGAAG GAAACGCAGACTTTTGGCTTTTCATCTACAATAGAGTGAAGATCTGTGAAATAGTCCTGCTCATCAGTACTCTGATCGTCTTTGAATG CTGGTTCAGGTCAAGATACTCCAACAAACCAGTGCAGGTACAG CCCACAGTGGAACCAGATTATGTCAACACAGTGTTTGAAGGTCAAGAATAA